One window from the genome of Bacteroidota bacterium encodes:
- a CDS encoding sugar transferase has translation MGRTGSLIKRLTDIILSSLALILSSPVLLIAVIAIKLESKGNAFFIQDRTGLGGKPFKMIKLRGMIDGAEQLGPDFTQKDDPRLTKVGKILRRTSIDEIPQAINVLLGDMSIVGPRPELTKITDQFTPEQREVFNFKPGITGISQINGRQSLSPEERVVMEIDYYRQATFWSDLRIILRTPKVVITNEGNI, from the coding sequence ATGGGAAGAACCGGAAGTTTAATAAAAAGGCTCACAGATATAATCTTGAGCAGTTTAGCCTTGATTCTGTCGTCACCTGTCTTGCTAATAGCTGTAATTGCTATTAAACTTGAGTCGAAAGGTAATGCCTTTTTCATTCAGGATCGAACAGGTCTTGGTGGGAAACCATTTAAAATGATCAAACTTAGAGGTATGATAGACGGTGCCGAGCAATTGGGACCCGACTTTACCCAAAAAGACGATCCCCGGTTGACCAAAGTCGGGAAGATCCTTCGCCGCACCTCCATCGATGAAATCCCTCAGGCAATAAATGTCCTGCTGGGAGATATGAGCATTGTTGGTCCGCGTCCCGAACTTACCAAGATAACCGATCAGTTTACTCCCGAACAGAGAGAGGTATTCAATTTCAAGCCCGGTATCACAGGCATTTCCCAGATAAACGGCAGGCAGTCATTGTCACCCGAGGAAAGAGTTGTGATGGAAATTGACTATTACCGTCAGGCGACATTCTGGTCGGATTTAAGAATTATTCTCAGAACTCCCAAGGTTGTAATAACAAACGAAGGAAACATATAA
- a CDS encoding SDR family oxidoreductase: MMNIWISGASTGIGKALVAEAVAGGFRVIATSRNRENLDSLLSSVNSPNLKTAVCDVSSSGSIETFFKTELDGEAPSILINCAGVTTFKEAVNTSIAEIDAIIKTNLLGSVYTIQTVLPSMIKRGSGTILNISSVASRDVLKASSIYSASKAGLLQYSRVVREEVRQHNIKVIDVLPGATETPIWHEKVRDKYRERMMQPESLAKFIVCFLKDDTNIVPEEIIFKPVTGNL; encoded by the coding sequence ATGATGAACATCTGGATATCCGGTGCGAGTACGGGAATCGGAAAAGCGCTTGTGGCTGAGGCTGTTGCCGGTGGATTCCGGGTGATCGCCACTTCAAGAAACAGGGAAAATCTGGATTCGCTTCTTAGTTCGGTCAACTCCCCCAATCTTAAAACTGCCGTATGTGATGTGTCTTCTTCAGGGAGTATCGAAACTTTTTTCAAAACTGAACTGGACGGGGAAGCACCATCAATTCTGATTAACTGTGCAGGGGTTACAACTTTTAAAGAAGCTGTGAACACCTCGATTGCGGAGATTGATGCAATTATTAAAACCAATCTGTTAGGTTCCGTGTACACGATTCAGACAGTGCTTCCATCAATGATCAAGCGAGGTTCGGGTACAATTCTGAACATTTCATCGGTTGCATCCCGGGATGTGTTGAAGGCGAGCAGCATCTATTCCGCGTCGAAGGCAGGACTGCTGCAATACAGCCGGGTGGTGCGGGAGGAGGTCCGTCAGCACAATATTAAAGTGATAGATGTGTTGCCGGGAGCCACGGAGACACCGATCTGGCATGAAAAAGTCAGGGATAAATACCGGGAGAGGATGATGCAACCTGAATCACTCGCAAAATTTATAGTGTGCTTCCTTAAAGACGACACAAATATCGTTCCTGAGGAGATCATTTTCAAACCGGTTACCGGAAATTTATAG
- the folE gene encoding GTP cyclohydrolase I FolE: MDIERVQGYVEHILTEIGENPEREGLLKTPKRVAKAYEYLTSGYSKDINKVLNGAIFNEEYDEMVLVRNIDFYSMCEHHMLPFFGKVHIAYIPDGKIVGLSKLPRIVEVFARRLQVQERMTKEIADTINTYLKPKGVAVVSEAYHMCMMMRGVEKQNSSTTSSTMHGVFKNDPKTRVEFLSLIRTGDSRIL, translated from the coding sequence GAGATTGGTGAAAACCCCGAGAGGGAAGGACTGTTGAAAACCCCCAAAAGAGTGGCAAAAGCCTATGAATATCTGACTTCGGGTTACTCAAAAGATATAAACAAGGTTTTAAACGGTGCAATATTTAATGAGGAGTACGATGAGATGGTTTTGGTAAGAAACATCGACTTCTACAGTATGTGTGAGCACCACATGCTTCCTTTCTTTGGGAAGGTCCACATTGCCTACATCCCGGACGGGAAAATAGTGGGATTGAGCAAACTGCCACGGATTGTGGAAGTGTTCGCAAGACGACTTCAGGTGCAGGAGAGAATGACAAAAGAAATCGCTGACACGATTAATACCTACCTTAAACCAAAAGGGGTTGCGGTCGTTTCGGAAGCATATCACATGTGTATGATGATGCGTGGAGTTGAAAAACAAAATTCCTCGACCACCTCTTCCACCATGCACGGAGTTTTTAAGAATGACCCCAAAACCAGAGTGGAATTCCTTAGTCTGATCAGAACGGGAGACTCCAGAATATTATGA